Proteins co-encoded in one Acanthopagrus latus isolate v.2019 chromosome 10, fAcaLat1.1, whole genome shotgun sequence genomic window:
- the rasl11a gene encoding ras-like protein family member 11A-like isoform X1: MRLTGDPAPGTMNSSSGSGNFLLVPIPEYPLLDCVPNKTVKIVVLGASNVGKTALIVRFLTKRFIGDYEANTGALYSRKVTLDGEEVSLQIQDTPCVALQDDADGLYCQEQINRSIYWADGYVLVFSITDHNSYRTIQPLYQHVRRIHPSGNIPVILVGNKSDLLRARQVPADEGETLAASLGGVYFEASARENHEGVHTAFLHLCQEVIRAFGGGNGEKRRGGLHLARPKSPNMQELKRRFRQVLSSKVKSATTL; the protein is encoded by the exons ATGCGGCTGACTGGCGACCCTGCACCGGGAACCATGAACAGCAGCAGCGGGTCTGGGAACTTCCTGCTGGTCCCCATACCGGAGTATCCCCTGCTGGACTGTGTGCCCAACAAGACGGTGAAGATCGTGGTTCTGGGAGCGAGCAACGTCGGGAAAACCG CTCTGATCGTCAGGTTTCTGACTAAGAGGTTCATCGGGGACTATGAAGCAAACACTG GGGCGCTCTACTCCAGAAAGGTCACGCTGGATGGGGAGGAAGTGTCGCTTCAGATCCAGGATACCCCCTGCGTCGCTCTCCAG GATGATGCAGACGGCCTGTACTGCCAGGAGCAGATCAACAG GTCGATCTACTGGGCGGACGGTTACGTGCTGGTGTTCTCCATCACCGACCACAACAGCTACCGCACCATCCAGCCGCTGTACCAACACGTCCGACGCATCCACCCATCTGGAAATATACCCGTCATACTG GTTGGCAACAAGAGCGACCTCCTCAGAGCCCGACAAGTGCCGGCAGACGAAGGAGAGACGTTGGCAGCTTCGCTAG GAGGAGTTTACTTCGAGGCCTCGGCCAGAGAGAACCACGAGGGCGTCCACACCGCCTTCCTGCACCTCTGTCAGGAG GTGATCCGGGCGTTCGGTGGAGGGAACGGGGAGAAGCGGCGAGGCGGCCTCCACCTGGCCCGGCCCAAATCTCCCAACATGCAGGAGCTGAAGAGGAGGTTCAGGCAGGTCCTCTCCTCCAAAGTCAAGTCGGCCACGACGCTCTGA
- the rasl11a gene encoding ras-like protein family member 11A-like isoform X2 codes for MFKCYIALIVRFLTKRFIGDYEANTGALYSRKVTLDGEEVSLQIQDTPCVALQDDADGLYCQEQINRSIYWADGYVLVFSITDHNSYRTIQPLYQHVRRIHPSGNIPVILVGNKSDLLRARQVPADEGETLAASLGGVYFEASARENHEGVHTAFLHLCQEVIRAFGGGNGEKRRGGLHLARPKSPNMQELKRRFRQVLSSKVKSATTL; via the exons ATGTTTAAGTGTTATATAG CTCTGATCGTCAGGTTTCTGACTAAGAGGTTCATCGGGGACTATGAAGCAAACACTG GGGCGCTCTACTCCAGAAAGGTCACGCTGGATGGGGAGGAAGTGTCGCTTCAGATCCAGGATACCCCCTGCGTCGCTCTCCAG GATGATGCAGACGGCCTGTACTGCCAGGAGCAGATCAACAG GTCGATCTACTGGGCGGACGGTTACGTGCTGGTGTTCTCCATCACCGACCACAACAGCTACCGCACCATCCAGCCGCTGTACCAACACGTCCGACGCATCCACCCATCTGGAAATATACCCGTCATACTG GTTGGCAACAAGAGCGACCTCCTCAGAGCCCGACAAGTGCCGGCAGACGAAGGAGAGACGTTGGCAGCTTCGCTAG GAGGAGTTTACTTCGAGGCCTCGGCCAGAGAGAACCACGAGGGCGTCCACACCGCCTTCCTGCACCTCTGTCAGGAG GTGATCCGGGCGTTCGGTGGAGGGAACGGGGAGAAGCGGCGAGGCGGCCTCCACCTGGCCCGGCCCAAATCTCCCAACATGCAGGAGCTGAAGAGGAGGTTCAGGCAGGTCCTCTCCTCCAAAGTCAAGTCGGCCACGACGCTCTGA